The following are encoded together in the Natronolimnobius sp. AArcel1 genome:
- the mnhG gene encoding monovalent cation/H(+) antiporter subunit G, protein MTLVTALIVLFVAIGVFFTFVAAVGMIRLPDVYTRSHAATKADTLGAGFAILGVAVYFGTSGEVLRALLLIVFIYYTNPTAAHAITRAAYSQGIDVWTTDDNTEDSQ, encoded by the coding sequence ATGACGTTGGTTACTGCCCTGATCGTCCTGTTCGTCGCAATCGGCGTCTTCTTCACGTTCGTTGCGGCCGTCGGGATGATCCGCCTGCCTGATGTCTACACCCGTTCACACGCAGCGACGAAAGCAGACACCCTCGGCGCAGGCTTTGCAATCCTCGGCGTTGCCGTCTACTTCGGCACGTCCGGCGAAGTCCTACGTGCGCTGTTGCTCATCGTGTTCATCTACTACACGAACCCCACAGCAGCCCACGCAATTACTCGCGCCGCCTACAGCCAGGGAATCGATGTCTGGACAACTGACGATAACACGGAGGACTCACAATGA
- the mbhE gene encoding hydrogen gas-evolving membrane-bound hydrogenase subunit E, with product MIWLELGLIGFVILAALYVAFARDVVGTIVTFAGLTLAIAVIWVLLAAPDVALIEAAVGAGVTSVLFLIALKRTTGISASGDDDETVSAAETANPTTDGGDVVTDSTETAGDGSGGFHPLNFPAALLVAALAIPLGYTFLSLDPIGETAAVATEYASGDTTPYAFYLENTLEDTGFPNAVVAVLVVYRGLDTLGELIVAFAAAVSILIVLKREDIL from the coding sequence ATGATCTGGCTCGAGCTCGGACTGATTGGATTCGTTATCCTCGCGGCGCTGTACGTCGCGTTCGCACGCGACGTAGTCGGAACAATCGTCACGTTCGCAGGGCTAACCCTCGCGATTGCGGTGATTTGGGTCCTGCTGGCTGCCCCTGACGTTGCGCTGATCGAAGCAGCCGTCGGCGCTGGCGTTACGTCGGTGTTGTTCCTGATCGCCTTGAAGCGAACCACCGGCATCTCGGCCTCTGGTGACGATGACGAAACCGTTTCAGCCGCCGAAACGGCCAACCCGACAACTGACGGCGGCGATGTCGTCACCGACAGCACCGAGACGGCCGGTGACGGCTCGGGTGGCTTCCACCCGCTCAACTTCCCGGCCGCCCTGCTCGTCGCAGCGCTTGCCATCCCGCTTGGCTATACGTTCCTGTCGCTCGATCCAATCGGCGAAACCGCTGCCGTTGCCACGGAGTACGCAAGCGGTGACACGACACCGTACGCGTTCTACCTCGAGAATACGCTCGAAGATACCGGCTTCCCCAACGCTGTCGTTGCAGTGCTCGTTGTCTACCGTGGACTCGACACGCTGGGTGAACTCATCGTCGCCTTCGCGGCGGCCGTGAGCATTCTGATCGTACTCAAACGGGAGGATATCCTATGA
- a CDS encoding cation:proton antiporter: MTEFINTVLLGAAAFVVVLTLIVLYRVLVGPTTHDRVVAINVIGTSIVIVLALIAAGLDRPEYLDIAIVYALLNFVLSLVVGRFTYRSGEVDWR; this comes from the coding sequence ATGACTGAATTTATCAACACCGTGTTGCTGGGTGCAGCGGCGTTTGTCGTTGTACTCACACTGATCGTTCTCTATCGCGTCCTGGTCGGACCGACGACACACGATCGAGTCGTTGCAATCAACGTCATCGGAACGAGCATCGTGATCGTGCTGGCGTTGATCGCGGCTGGACTCGACCGACCAGAGTATCTGGATATCGCGATCGTCTACGCCTTGCTCAACTTCGTGTTGAGCCTCGTGGTCGGTCGCTTTACCTACCGAAGCGGGGAGGTTGACTGGCGATGA
- a CDS encoding proton-conducting transporter membrane subunit, whose amino-acid sequence MIEPTVLATAETTTSFRPVAVLLIPLLAVGLIFLSKNRPNLREAWSLLAGLAMFGIVLSMAPDVLNGTVHEAHLGTFVEGIDLTFRADRLGMLFALVSSGLYVLTAIYSIGYMRGHHEPFQTRFFAMLCLSVGAALGIAFAANIFVLLVFYEILTLATYPLVAHDESEEARTSGYKYLAYALTGGLAVFGGMMAVFWLTGSITFTRGGIEGIGDVAASDPWAARAAFALLAGGFAVKAGVMPVHAWLPSAMVAPTPVSGLLHAVAVVKAGAFGIARTVIDVFGPEVVTDLGIAIPLTILAATTIIISSLFALRQDNLKARLAYSTIAQLSYIVLGLSLLTQMGLLGGLLHIPAHAFAKLTLFLCAGALYVELDVKYISEMAGIGKRMPITMSAFTVASFSMAGIPLMAGFISKWNIMAGGVEAGGAYVLVVPVLILSGALNVAYFWPIIYTAFFESEDQAGEKPVLDNPFGGQPGERAYRPDGGTRDDDHDGHDGDDHDDAHEDHDEHEDHGHHGHEQLPPADGWQRSNLRGGETTLLMLVPLMTTATLMLIFGIAPDYMGFYELVEGIVAGTEVAA is encoded by the coding sequence ATGATTGAGCCAACCGTTCTCGCAACCGCGGAGACGACAACCTCGTTCCGTCCAGTTGCGGTGTTGCTCATCCCGCTGCTTGCAGTCGGCCTCATCTTCCTCTCGAAGAACCGGCCGAACCTCCGCGAGGCGTGGTCACTGCTTGCGGGTCTGGCCATGTTCGGTATCGTACTCAGTATGGCCCCGGACGTTCTCAACGGAACCGTCCACGAGGCACACCTCGGGACGTTCGTCGAGGGGATCGACCTCACCTTCCGCGCAGACCGCCTCGGAATGCTCTTCGCGCTGGTCTCGAGCGGGCTGTACGTCCTGACGGCGATCTACAGCATCGGGTACATGCGCGGCCATCACGAGCCGTTCCAGACGCGGTTCTTCGCAATGTTGTGTCTGAGCGTTGGCGCGGCGCTCGGGATTGCCTTCGCTGCGAACATCTTCGTCCTGCTGGTGTTCTACGAGATCCTGACGCTTGCGACGTATCCGCTGGTCGCTCACGACGAGTCCGAGGAAGCCCGTACGTCGGGTTACAAGTACCTCGCGTACGCGCTCACGGGCGGACTCGCGGTCTTCGGTGGAATGATGGCAGTATTCTGGCTCACGGGCAGCATCACGTTCACCCGCGGTGGCATCGAAGGTATCGGCGACGTTGCAGCCTCCGATCCATGGGCTGCACGCGCCGCCTTCGCCCTGCTCGCCGGCGGATTCGCCGTGAAAGCCGGTGTTATGCCAGTCCATGCGTGGCTGCCAAGCGCGATGGTTGCACCAACGCCCGTCTCGGGTCTGCTCCACGCAGTCGCCGTCGTCAAAGCCGGTGCGTTCGGTATCGCCCGAACCGTCATCGATGTCTTCGGTCCGGAGGTCGTCACCGATCTTGGGATTGCTATCCCGCTGACAATCCTCGCTGCGACGACGATCATTATCTCGAGTCTGTTCGCGTTGCGCCAGGATAACCTGAAAGCGCGACTTGCCTATTCGACGATTGCACAGCTCTCGTACATCGTACTTGGACTATCGTTACTGACCCAGATGGGGCTGTTAGGCGGATTGCTCCATATTCCAGCACACGCATTCGCGAAGCTGACGCTGTTCCTCTGTGCCGGAGCGCTGTACGTCGAACTCGATGTCAAGTACATCAGCGAGATGGCAGGCATCGGGAAGCGAATGCCGATTACGATGAGTGCGTTTACCGTCGCGAGCTTCAGTATGGCCGGGATTCCGCTGATGGCCGGTTTCATCAGCAAGTGGAATATCATGGCCGGCGGCGTCGAAGCCGGCGGCGCGTACGTCCTTGTCGTCCCGGTGCTCATCCTCTCTGGTGCGCTCAACGTGGCGTACTTCTGGCCAATTATCTACACGGCCTTTTTCGAATCCGAGGACCAGGCCGGCGAAAAGCCAGTGCTCGACAATCCGTTCGGCGGTCAGCCGGGCGAGCGAGCGTACCGCCCAGATGGTGGCACGCGCGATGACGACCACGACGGTCACGATGGTGACGACCACGACGACGCACACGAAGACCACGATGAACACGAGGACCACGGCCACCACGGTCACGAACAACTCCCGCCTGCCGACGGGTGGCAGCGCTCCAACCTGCGTGGCGGCGAAACGACACTCCTGATGCTCGTTCCACTGATGACGACGGCTACGCTGATGCTCATCTTCGGTATCGCCCCCGACTACATGGGCTTTTACGAGCTCGTTGAGGGAATCGTTGCGGGAACGGAGGTGGCTGCATAA
- a CDS encoding type II toxin-antitoxin system PemK/MazF family toxin gives MAVTQGDVWRGPAPHKSASAYRPWLVVSNTIHPFSDEECLTVGMTTQSHPNGIAVPADAWVQAGSKKDAYISPWYVTTIKHRDLENQQGTLDTSLVVDATDALSEYTSL, from the coding sequence ATGGCTGTCACGCAAGGAGATGTCTGGCGGGGTCCAGCACCACACAAATCCGCTTCCGCATACCGGCCGTGGCTCGTCGTAAGCAACACGATACATCCATTTTCGGATGAAGAGTGTCTCACCGTCGGAATGACGACCCAGAGCCATCCCAATGGAATCGCTGTTCCTGCTGACGCATGGGTTCAAGCTGGCTCGAAAAAAGACGCCTACATCTCTCCCTGGTACGTGACGACGATCAAACATCGAGACCTCGAGAATCAGCAAGGGACGCTCGATACCTCCCTTGTTGTCGATGCTACCGACGCACTGTCTGAGTATACGTCACTGTAA
- a CDS encoding NAD-dependent epimerase/dehydratase family protein has product MRSPPIRDRTVLVTGGAGFIGSHLVETLAPHNEVRVLDNFSTGDQSYLPEDVTVVEGDISDPIALQQAARGADIIFHQAAMVSVGQSVAAPRASNETNLEASLLVLEQARQEDARVVAASSAAVYGHPDELPVPETASTEPTSPYGIQKLALDQYVRRYEELYDLETVALRYFNVYGPRQQGPYSGVISTFLEQARAGEAITVEGDGEQTRDFVHVDDVVRANLRAATTDSVGEAYNIGTGERISIRELAETIRDATDSQSPVIHKDPRPGDIRHSGADVSKADSELGFDARISLESGIRSLISSEPATASERAAERAVDAQ; this is encoded by the coding sequence ATGCGTTCGCCACCGATTCGCGATCGGACGGTTCTTGTTACCGGCGGTGCCGGCTTTATCGGAAGCCACCTCGTCGAGACACTGGCCCCGCACAACGAGGTGCGGGTGCTCGATAACTTCTCGACGGGTGATCAGTCATATCTTCCTGAGGACGTGACCGTCGTCGAAGGCGATATCAGCGATCCGATCGCGCTCCAGCAAGCCGCACGGGGCGCCGACATCATCTTCCATCAGGCTGCGATGGTCAGCGTCGGTCAGAGTGTTGCCGCACCGCGGGCCAGCAACGAAACGAACCTCGAGGCGAGTCTCCTCGTGTTAGAGCAGGCCCGACAGGAAGACGCCCGCGTCGTCGCCGCCTCGAGTGCGGCAGTGTACGGTCATCCGGATGAACTACCGGTGCCGGAGACGGCCTCGACGGAGCCCACGTCGCCGTACGGAATCCAGAAGCTCGCACTCGATCAGTACGTCCGGCGCTACGAAGAGTTGTACGACCTCGAGACGGTTGCGCTGCGCTACTTCAACGTCTACGGCCCGCGCCAACAGGGGCCCTACAGCGGTGTCATTTCGACGTTCCTCGAGCAGGCTCGCGCGGGCGAGGCGATCACCGTCGAAGGCGACGGCGAGCAGACGCGTGATTTCGTCCATGTCGACGATGTCGTTCGTGCGAATCTGCGCGCAGCGACGACCGACAGCGTGGGAGAGGCGTACAACATCGGGACGGGCGAGCGGATCTCAATTCGCGAACTCGCCGAGACGATTCGCGACGCGACCGATTCTCAGTCGCCGGTCATCCACAAAGATCCGCGGCCAGGCGATATCCGACACAGCGGTGCGGACGTCTCCAAAGCGGATAGCGAGCTTGGATTCGACGCTCGCATCAGCCTCGAGTCCGGAATTCGATCGCTCATTTCATCGGAGCCGGCGACGGCATCGGAACGAGCGGCCGAGCGAGCCGTGGACGCTCAGTAA
- a CDS encoding sodium:proton antiporter produces the protein MIEQIDAYHYYFTSFALFLIGVYMMIDSRNLIKKVIGLNFAQIAVYLMLVTIGYVDGATPPIIGFEEPHSNPLTHVLVLTAIVVGVALTALALALVIRLHSEFGTIDAREIEAMIAADEVDDDSTGGGSDD, from the coding sequence ATGATTGAACAGATTGATGCCTATCACTACTATTTCACATCGTTCGCGTTGTTCCTGATCGGAGTGTACATGATGATCGACAGTCGGAACCTGATCAAGAAGGTGATCGGGCTGAATTTCGCCCAGATCGCCGTCTACCTCATGCTGGTGACGATCGGGTACGTTGATGGGGCGACGCCGCCGATTATCGGCTTCGAAGAACCCCACTCGAATCCGCTGACGCACGTGCTCGTGCTGACGGCGATTGTCGTCGGGGTGGCGCTGACCGCACTCGCGCTCGCGCTCGTCATCCGACTCCATTCGGAGTTCGGTACGATTGACGCCCGCGAAATCGAGGCGATGATCGCCGCTGACGAAGTCGATGACGACTCCACTGGAGGTGGCAGCGATGATTGA
- a CDS encoding quinone-dependent dihydroorotate dehydrogenase, with product MTLYSRVRPFAFQLPAETAHDLGKRTLRAAQSTWPTRAALSAAYQYEHPALEVDLFDTTFPNPVGVAAGFDKNAEVTHALRALGFGFAEIGTVTPHPQSGNDRPRLFRLRDDEGMINRMGFNGQGMTQVRDRLEADGTPSFPLGVNIGKMNVSTEREAIEDYRRVFTRLSPFADYVVVNVSCPNTPDEFDETSPEHLRTIFETLEDEAHTDVPMLVKIGPDEPADAVLELVDIVQELGLDGIVATNTSTSRDGLESPNREEWGGLSGKPVEDRSTDVIRSITEHTDGDLPIIGVGGVDSPVSAYRKIRAGASLVQLYTGFVYQGPSTAKRINRGLVALLKRDGFDSVEDAVGADLE from the coding sequence ATGACGCTGTATTCGCGGGTGCGCCCCTTCGCATTCCAACTCCCTGCCGAGACGGCTCACGATCTCGGCAAGCGAACGCTTCGGGCAGCCCAATCGACGTGGCCGACGCGAGCGGCGTTATCGGCTGCGTACCAGTACGAGCATCCAGCACTCGAGGTCGACCTGTTCGACACTACCTTCCCGAACCCCGTTGGTGTCGCTGCGGGCTTCGATAAGAACGCCGAAGTCACCCACGCACTCCGTGCACTCGGCTTTGGATTCGCCGAAATCGGGACTGTTACGCCCCATCCACAGTCTGGCAACGACCGCCCGCGGCTGTTCCGCCTCCGCGACGACGAGGGGATGATCAACCGGATGGGCTTCAACGGCCAGGGCATGACGCAGGTTCGAGACCGACTCGAGGCCGATGGGACGCCCAGTTTCCCGCTCGGCGTCAACATCGGGAAAATGAACGTCTCGACCGAACGCGAAGCCATCGAAGACTATCGGCGCGTGTTCACTCGCCTCTCGCCATTTGCGGACTACGTTGTCGTCAACGTCTCCTGTCCGAACACGCCCGATGAGTTCGATGAAACCTCTCCCGAGCACCTTCGGACAATCTTCGAAACGCTCGAGGACGAGGCTCACACAGACGTGCCGATGCTGGTCAAAATCGGGCCGGACGAACCCGCCGATGCTGTGCTCGAACTCGTCGATATCGTGCAGGAACTCGGCCTCGACGGAATCGTCGCAACGAACACCTCGACCAGTCGTGATGGCCTCGAGTCGCCCAACCGCGAAGAGTGGGGCGGCCTGAGCGGGAAGCCGGTCGAAGACCGCTCGACTGACGTGATCCGCTCTATCACCGAACACACCGACGGCGACCTGCCGATCATCGGCGTCGGCGGCGTCGACTCACCCGTAAGCGCCTACCGAAAAATCCGCGCCGGCGCATCGCTCGTGCAACTCTACACCGGCTTTGTCTATCAGGGGCCGTCGACGGCGAAACGGATCAATCGCGGACTGGTCGCACTCCTCAAGCGTGACGGCTTTGACTCGGTTGAAGACGCCGTTGGTGCTGACCTCGAGTGA
- a CDS encoding MnhB domain-containing protein, with protein MTDDDIDDVPSDVEADGGQDADEEPFADASSGDEEIHGYASETPDDAEKPDLGAQDAAEDATVKPDLEEIADDPPTVVTQSPVVKTAARMLTPFVVVFGIYLTLFGTSLPGGAFQGGVVMASAIVLIALSFGFEPTRQWLDGRALAGLFVLGAGLFGGIAFSGIVVGDAMLDLEGYPLSVEDMVKLVEVAIAALVSGVIVGAVIWLASGVGDEPDGGESL; from the coding sequence ATGACGGACGACGATATCGACGACGTCCCGTCCGACGTCGAAGCCGATGGCGGACAGGACGCTGACGAGGAACCGTTTGCCGACGCCTCGAGCGGTGACGAAGAGATCCACGGCTATGCATCGGAGACGCCCGATGACGCCGAGAAACCCGACTTGGGCGCACAGGATGCGGCCGAAGATGCGACAGTCAAACCGGATCTCGAGGAGATCGCTGATGATCCGCCGACGGTCGTCACGCAGAGTCCAGTCGTCAAGACCGCAGCACGGATGCTGACTCCGTTCGTTGTCGTCTTCGGTATCTATCTCACGCTGTTCGGGACGAGCCTTCCCGGCGGTGCGTTCCAGGGCGGGGTCGTGATGGCTTCTGCCATCGTCTTGATTGCGCTCTCGTTTGGCTTCGAGCCGACGCGCCAATGGCTTGACGGACGAGCACTTGCCGGTTTGTTCGTTCTCGGGGCTGGCCTCTTCGGCGGTATTGCGTTCAGTGGAATCGTTGTCGGTGACGCCATGCTCGATCTCGAGGGGTATCCACTCTCGGTCGAGGACATGGTCAAGTTGGTTGAAGTTGCAATCGCCGCGCTCGTCAGCGGCGTCATCGTCGGGGCCGTGATCTGGCTTGCATCCGGTGTCGGTGATGAGCCTGATGGAGGTGAGTCGCTATGA
- the allB gene encoding allantoinase AllB, whose amino-acid sequence MTVDLVVRNCTVVTPAGREPETGVAVDNGTIVARGRDEQLPDAERVYDAEGALLVPGIIDGHIHNREPGLEYKEDWESATRAAAAGGVTTVVGMPNTDPVIDRPEHLELKFERGEASTHVDFQSYAVVTSENLDLIPDIDEAGALGFKIFLGSTVGDVPPPNDGEILEAMERIAQTGKRLGFHEENGEIIDYYTEKFQAEGRNEPIDHSHSRPVIAEQEAVERMITFAEQTGTKVHMYHVSSGSAAEAVARGKERGVDVTAETCPHYLWFTEEVMREKGNPARIQPPIRDAQERETLWEVGIDESAIDCIATDHAPHTPEEKKVDDPFGNTWDAISGFVGLETEVPALLTFVNEGRLTLEEWVYRHSTRPAQVWGMYPQKGSLQVGTDADFTIVDPDLEWTLEDADQLHSKNCVTPFIGESFTGKAVATVVRGELVAEDGEVVGESGYGTRVRVDE is encoded by the coding sequence ATGACTGTCGATCTCGTCGTCCGCAACTGTACCGTCGTGACGCCTGCCGGTCGCGAACCCGAGACGGGCGTCGCCGTCGACAACGGGACCATCGTCGCCCGCGGCCGCGACGAGCAACTTCCCGACGCCGAGCGCGTCTACGACGCCGAGGGCGCACTCCTGGTCCCCGGAATCATCGACGGCCACATCCACAACCGCGAACCCGGCCTCGAGTACAAAGAAGACTGGGAGTCCGCCACTCGAGCGGCCGCTGCGGGCGGTGTGACGACCGTTGTCGGCATGCCAAACACCGATCCCGTCATCGACCGGCCCGAGCATCTCGAGCTCAAGTTCGAGCGCGGCGAAGCGTCCACCCATGTCGATTTCCAGAGCTACGCGGTCGTCACGAGCGAGAATCTCGATCTGATTCCCGATATCGACGAGGCCGGTGCGCTCGGGTTCAAAATCTTCCTTGGCTCGACCGTGGGCGATGTCCCGCCGCCGAACGATGGCGAAATTCTCGAGGCAATGGAACGAATTGCACAGACGGGCAAGCGACTCGGCTTCCACGAGGAAAACGGCGAGATCATCGACTACTACACCGAAAAATTCCAGGCTGAGGGTCGAAACGAACCTATCGATCACTCCCACTCCCGACCTGTGATCGCCGAACAGGAAGCCGTCGAGCGGATGATCACCTTCGCCGAACAGACCGGGACGAAAGTCCACATGTACCACGTTTCGTCGGGGTCTGCTGCAGAAGCCGTTGCCCGCGGGAAAGAACGCGGCGTCGACGTGACTGCTGAAACTTGCCCACACTACCTCTGGTTCACCGAGGAAGTCATGCGCGAGAAAGGGAATCCAGCCAGAATTCAACCGCCGATTCGCGATGCCCAGGAACGTGAAACCCTCTGGGAGGTCGGCATTGATGAGAGCGCAATCGACTGCATCGCGACGGACCACGCACCACACACACCAGAGGAAAAGAAAGTCGATGATCCGTTCGGAAACACCTGGGACGCGATTTCGGGCTTCGTCGGCCTCGAGACCGAAGTCCCTGCTCTGCTCACGTTCGTCAACGAAGGACGACTCACGCTCGAGGAGTGGGTCTATCGCCACTCGACCCGGCCGGCACAGGTCTGGGGGATGTACCCACAGAAAGGCTCGCTCCAAGTCGGCACCGACGCCGATTTCACCATCGTCGATCCGGACCTCGAGTGGACGCTTGAAGATGCCGACCAACTCCACTCGAAAAACTGTGTAACGCCGTTTATCGGCGAGTCCTTTACGGGCAAAGCCGTCGCAACCGTTGTCCGCGGCGAACTCGTCGCCGAAGATGGCGAGGTCGTCGGCGAGTCGGGGTACGGGACTCGAGTTCGCGTCGACGAGTAG
- a CDS encoding helix-turn-helix domain-containing protein — MPIDIEQFEEDPVQTLRASGQTNAEEILTFLSTSPDQAFTPKEIHEATDVARGSVGVVLSRLEERGLVRHRGEYWAIADTEDIEKTLSAMATARAATDRLGPEDPDEWGPGVETPTEDE, encoded by the coding sequence ATGCCCATCGACATCGAGCAGTTCGAGGAGGACCCGGTGCAAACGCTTCGAGCGAGCGGGCAAACAAACGCGGAGGAAATCCTCACGTTCCTCTCAACGTCACCGGATCAAGCATTCACGCCGAAAGAAATCCACGAAGCAACCGATGTTGCACGTGGGAGCGTTGGCGTCGTCCTCTCTCGATTAGAAGAACGTGGACTCGTTCGCCACCGTGGCGAGTACTGGGCAATTGCCGATACCGAAGACATCGAGAAGACACTCAGTGCGATGGCAACCGCTCGTGCAGCGACTGATCGACTCGGTCCGGAAGACCCTGACGAATGGGGTCCCGGTGTAGAGACACCCACCGAGGACGAGTAG
- a CDS encoding helix-turn-helix transcriptional regulator — protein sequence MSVQTSRSESLAESEVFHILGNDRRRAIVQLLARESAQIDVSDVATEIAETESDSASVPNNLYKSVYVSLQQTHLPQLEEDGVIEYDSDAKTIQAGPNFDDVLAYINGHTDDPSTFLQLHFAACVLGLAVIALIGLDIPLLSSIDPVLWSVGVLLAVAASSLYRLLS from the coding sequence ATGTCGGTCCAGACGAGTCGCTCCGAGTCGCTCGCAGAAAGCGAGGTGTTTCACATCCTCGGCAACGACAGACGTCGCGCAATCGTCCAGCTACTGGCACGCGAGTCGGCACAAATCGACGTCTCAGACGTTGCAACCGAGATTGCCGAAACCGAATCAGATAGTGCGTCCGTTCCGAACAATCTCTACAAGAGCGTCTACGTCTCGCTCCAGCAGACGCATCTCCCACAACTCGAGGAAGACGGCGTCATCGAGTACGACTCCGATGCAAAGACGATCCAGGCCGGTCCCAATTTCGATGACGTACTTGCCTACATCAATGGCCACACTGACGATCCGTCGACGTTCTTGCAACTACACTTCGCCGCGTGCGTCCTCGGACTCGCCGTTATCGCCCTCATCGGCCTCGATATCCCGTTGCTCTCGAGTATCGATCCAGTGCTGTGGAGCGTGGGTGTCTTACTCGCTGTCGCTGCAAGTAGCCTCTACCGCCTTCTCTCATAA
- a CDS encoding monovalent cation/H+ antiporter subunit E, with amino-acid sequence MTGADGLLVPVAPSATLEETVSYAVSVATEGDTPAPVHLVCTVSGHHATDDLDQYEDVLERATRRAREAGPDSLSVESALLGADRYVAGPTDHIELFVEYAADHGLERVVLDPNYSIDATAPTLQSIESTFARTPLECERAPVSASGWQPTNGELVRAGIIGIVSFGFYIALGGPTYTFALFSGVVAAAIAAALLRNAAFETTPKPVSALQTVGRGLVFVPYLLWEITKANVLFAYVVLHPSLPIDPGLDRIDAAVSDGISVTAFANSITLTPGTLTVDAEGHHLLVHSLTPGARDDVVDGVHERAVRYLFYGREGLELPSPGERNDDEPLLGPAADADRTDGHADGGTQDD; translated from the coding sequence GTGACTGGGGCTGACGGACTTCTCGTGCCGGTCGCACCCTCTGCGACGCTCGAGGAGACCGTTTCCTACGCAGTCAGCGTCGCAACTGAGGGCGACACACCGGCTCCAGTCCACCTCGTATGCACTGTCTCGGGTCACCACGCAACGGACGATCTAGATCAGTACGAGGACGTTCTCGAGCGTGCGACACGACGTGCTCGCGAAGCAGGGCCGGATTCACTCAGTGTGGAATCCGCGCTGCTCGGTGCAGACCGGTACGTCGCCGGCCCAACAGACCACATCGAACTGTTCGTCGAGTACGCGGCCGACCACGGCCTCGAGCGAGTCGTTCTCGATCCGAACTACTCGATCGACGCGACGGCACCGACACTGCAATCGATCGAATCGACATTCGCTCGAACGCCACTCGAGTGTGAGCGCGCCCCGGTTTCGGCGTCGGGCTGGCAGCCGACCAACGGCGAACTCGTTCGAGCCGGCATCATCGGCATCGTTTCATTTGGCTTTTACATCGCACTCGGCGGCCCGACGTACACGTTCGCGCTCTTTTCGGGTGTCGTCGCAGCGGCCATTGCCGCAGCGTTGCTTCGAAATGCTGCCTTTGAGACGACGCCAAAGCCGGTCTCGGCGCTGCAAACAGTTGGGCGTGGACTGGTGTTCGTCCCCTATCTGCTCTGGGAGATCACCAAGGCGAACGTGCTGTTTGCCTACGTCGTGTTACACCCCTCGTTGCCGATCGATCCAGGACTCGACCGGATCGACGCCGCTGTCAGCGATGGTATCTCGGTAACGGCGTTTGCAAACAGCATCACACTCACGCCCGGGACGCTCACGGTCGACGCAGAGGGCCACCACCTGCTCGTCCACTCACTCACACCCGGCGCTCGAGACGATGTTGTCGACGGCGTCCACGAGCGAGCCGTTCGCTACCTCTTCTACGGCCGCGAGGGTCTCGAACTCCCAAGTCCCGGCGAGCGAAATGACGACGAACCGCTGCTCGGCCCGGCGGCGGACGCCGACCGAACTGATGGACACGCCGACGGAGGCACACAGGATGACTGA